A single region of the Bacillus cereus genome encodes:
- a CDS encoding anti-sigma factor, whose amino-acid sequence MGCAEFKKLWEKYEKGTLTRDEQEELESHIETCEECEVYLDELLTKSEPIKKRLPPQNLNVPFWKIKWKQRWQTVSFVLAVCIAIYFVGHFSSSFYFYNMKKLVEVDEIPALALEATMPNSRSAGGSTKIKPFFRTENEIDLYKTVGKKEIPIGTVTTRSFLSSVTVSNPSWENRSYSNKLSFVHPKIKQGDYLKEPSKKVWDTLAKVHEGTVAEVAISFDRAYTLQEIESILYSVFEAQEMPPTPVWYALDTGQERINEEDFILHGREVIGFREHINLPNNEAKRPKTKEDEVIEMMRILSEHKETVSKTTRTHEKELNLDKRYQYVKDNGVKVYGIVITGPSKELLKLQNSPHVRYATLGDIEIWNWFDN is encoded by the coding sequence ATGGGGTGTGCAGAGTTTAAAAAACTGTGGGAAAAATACGAAAAAGGAACACTCACACGTGATGAACAAGAAGAATTAGAAAGCCATATAGAGACTTGTGAGGAATGTGAAGTATATTTGGATGAATTGCTTACGAAGAGTGAGCCGATCAAGAAAAGACTACCACCACAAAATCTTAATGTCCCATTTTGGAAAATAAAGTGGAAACAACGTTGGCAAACCGTTAGTTTTGTTCTTGCTGTTTGTATAGCAATCTATTTTGTCGGTCATTTTTCATCTTCTTTTTACTTCTATAATATGAAAAAGTTAGTCGAAGTAGATGAAATTCCAGCACTCGCACTAGAAGCAACAATGCCAAATAGTCGTTCCGCTGGAGGCAGCACAAAGATTAAACCCTTTTTCCGTACAGAAAATGAAATCGATTTATATAAAACGGTCGGCAAAAAAGAAATTCCAATCGGCACAGTAACAACGCGTAGTTTCTTGTCGTCTGTAACTGTCTCAAATCCATCCTGGGAAAACAGATCTTATTCAAACAAACTTTCCTTTGTTCATCCAAAAATCAAGCAAGGTGATTATTTGAAAGAACCATCTAAAAAAGTGTGGGATACACTTGCAAAAGTACATGAGGGAACTGTTGCAGAAGTAGCGATATCCTTTGACAGAGCTTATACTTTACAAGAAATAGAATCAATTCTATATAGCGTATTTGAAGCACAAGAAATGCCGCCAACCCCTGTATGGTACGCTTTAGACACAGGACAAGAAAGAATAAATGAAGAAGATTTTATCTTGCATGGCAGAGAGGTTATCGGATTTCGAGAGCATATAAATCTCCCTAATAATGAAGCAAAACGACCAAAGACAAAAGAAGATGAAGTAATAGAAATGATGCGTATTCTTTCTGAACATAAAGAAACTGTAAGTAAAACTACTCGAACTCATGAAAAAGAGCTGAACCTAGATAAGCGCTATCAGTATGTAAAAGATAACGGCGTAAAAGTATATGGCATTGTCATTACCGGTCCGTCGAAAGAGTTATTAAAACTACAAAACTCCCCGCACGTACGTTATGCGACTCTTGGAGATATTGAGATTTGGAATTGGTTTGATAATTAA
- a CDS encoding RNA polymerase sigma factor: protein MKRKQSLEEIYSEHMQDLFRYLLSLTGDSHYAEDHMQETFYRMLVHIDYYKGEEIRPWLFTIAYNAFIDWYRKEKKYKTTQIEEFHLPNVPSTEHSYFVKHEIASWLDSLSSLPLQRRNILLLRDYYGFSYKEIAEMTGLSLAKVKIELHRGRKETKSIKE, encoded by the coding sequence GTGAAACGCAAACAATCATTAGAAGAAATTTACTCAGAGCATATGCAAGATTTATTTCGCTATCTTCTCTCCCTAACCGGAGATTCCCACTATGCGGAAGATCACATGCAAGAAACGTTTTACCGAATGCTCGTCCATATTGATTATTATAAAGGAGAAGAAATTAGGCCGTGGTTATTTACAATTGCCTACAACGCCTTTATCGATTGGTACCGAAAAGAAAAGAAGTATAAAACAACGCAAATTGAAGAATTCCATTTACCAAACGTGCCAAGTACAGAACACTCTTATTTCGTAAAACATGAGATTGCTAGTTGGTTAGACAGTTTATCTTCTCTTCCGCTCCAAAGACGAAATATCCTGCTACTACGAGATTACTACGGATTCTCGTATAAGGAAATAGCAGAAATGACTGGTCTCTCGTTAGCAAAAGTAAAAATTGAATTACACCGAGGACGAAAAGAAACGAAAAGCATAAAGGAGTGA
- a CDS encoding AraC family transcriptional regulator: MESYETQIQRSIDYIEEDVMEKQTLRNLARVAGFSESHFHRVFQALVGDTVMEYVRKRRLAQAAYQLSHTDEKVIDIAFEHGFQSHETFTRAFKKLFQMTPSEYRKQEIETPMYYRVNVKQRKLNPYLGGIQMEYRIVNKPEFLMAGYELKTTSKEGKNHQEIPAFWQEYLQKDLGTTIPNRKDTSQWVELGLCTDFNLETGDFTYIIGMEVTDFENVPNAVAKRTFPAATYAVFTTPKVPHEEMVSSIHQTWNAVFSEWFPHSGYEHCGVTEFELYDERSHADKSEFAQVELWIPVKKK, translated from the coding sequence ATGGAAAGCTATGAAACACAAATTCAAAGGTCCATTGATTATATTGAGGAAGATGTAATGGAAAAACAAACGCTGCGTAATTTAGCACGTGTTGCAGGTTTTTCTGAGTCGCATTTTCATCGTGTATTCCAGGCGTTAGTAGGCGATACAGTAATGGAGTATGTTCGAAAGAGGAGGTTAGCCCAGGCAGCTTATCAACTTTCTCATACGGATGAAAAAGTTATTGATATCGCATTTGAGCATGGCTTTCAATCTCACGAAACGTTCACGAGAGCCTTTAAAAAATTATTTCAAATGACACCAAGTGAATATCGAAAACAAGAAATTGAAACACCAATGTATTATAGAGTGAATGTAAAACAAAGAAAATTAAATCCATATTTAGGGGGCATACAAATGGAATATCGTATTGTAAATAAACCAGAATTTTTAATGGCGGGTTATGAGTTGAAGACGACAAGTAAAGAAGGAAAAAACCATCAAGAGATTCCAGCATTTTGGCAAGAATATTTACAAAAAGATCTTGGAACGACGATTCCGAATCGTAAAGATACGAGCCAATGGGTAGAACTTGGATTATGTACTGATTTTAATTTAGAAACAGGGGACTTCACTTATATTATCGGAATGGAAGTTACAGACTTTGAAAATGTACCAAATGCAGTTGCAAAGCGTACATTCCCAGCTGCGACATATGCAGTATTTACAACGCCGAAAGTTCCTCATGAAGAAATGGTATCGTCTATTCATCAAACGTGGAATGCAGTATTCTCAGAATGGTTCCCGCACTCAGGATATGAACATTGCGGAGTTACAGAATTTGAGCTATACGATGAGCGTTCCCATGCAGATAAAAGTGAGTTTGCTCAAGTTGAGCTTTGGATACCAGTGAAGAAGAAATAA
- a CDS encoding sensor histidine kinase, protein MNFNKRLIIQFILQHVFVLVTLLIAVVASFSYLIFLLNSTLYEPNISDYDTFTISEYISSEDNNITLKSEVKDLITEKSDWLQIVDEDGKVLYNFNTPNDVPTSYTKTSLLTYLQNSNNSIYKFNYWEIKLEKKPVIVIYGAKLKSNALLKTIQQGHPSLSLNEFALTEQEKQLLSKEKATLQIFNNNSEEVFSYPTGKKKTFSAIKTALNEKEPWNYKENISSFYDSNSGHLIVVSAPNAHYYPDDELDDVFTKKLLIGCSLILLIVFVYLVILSIWYGNKFGKPLLHTMRWLKNIAGGKYEEPVSKKGKPVRFRRSGKEKWSFRIFKDVTNSLEHLSITLKKNDAMRKVLQQTREEWITGLTHDLKTPLSSIYGYALLLESKQYNWTDQDIQQFGHVMKEKSQYMTTLIDDLSLTYQLKNNTLPAQHVNVEINQFVQKVLLQFINNPTLQNQNIEFVPSSSKIQYFIEEKWFQRIIENLLANAVKHNNETTNVIVKLSQNANFFTLSISDNGKGMDDKTKELLFERYYRGTNTEESNIGTGLGLAITKQLVHAHNGTISIDSELGKGTTIIIVFPFSS, encoded by the coding sequence ATGAATTTTAATAAGCGACTTATAATCCAGTTTATTTTACAACACGTTTTTGTCTTAGTTACGTTACTTATCGCAGTAGTTGCTTCTTTTTCTTATTTAATTTTTCTTCTTAATAGTACTTTATATGAACCTAATATTTCTGATTATGATACCTTTACAATCTCCGAATATATTTCTTCTGAAGACAATAACATTACTTTAAAATCTGAGGTAAAAGATTTAATAACAGAAAAGAGTGATTGGCTTCAAATTGTAGATGAAGATGGAAAGGTCCTTTACAACTTTAATACGCCTAACGATGTTCCTACCTCTTACACAAAGACATCCTTACTTACGTATTTACAGAATAGCAACAACAGTATTTATAAATTTAACTATTGGGAAATTAAATTAGAAAAGAAACCAGTGATCGTTATTTACGGTGCCAAACTAAAAAGTAATGCTTTACTAAAAACGATACAACAAGGGCATCCTTCTTTATCATTAAATGAATTTGCACTAACTGAACAAGAAAAACAATTACTTTCTAAAGAAAAAGCAACACTGCAAATATTTAATAACAATAGCGAAGAAGTTTTTTCCTATCCAACTGGGAAGAAAAAAACATTTTCGGCTATAAAAACGGCTCTTAATGAAAAAGAACCGTGGAATTATAAAGAAAATATATCTAGTTTTTACGATTCAAATAGCGGTCATCTCATCGTTGTATCCGCCCCAAACGCTCATTATTATCCAGATGATGAATTAGATGATGTATTTACTAAGAAACTTCTAATCGGATGCAGCTTAATCCTCCTTATTGTGTTTGTTTATTTAGTCATTCTTTCAATTTGGTATGGAAATAAGTTTGGAAAGCCTTTATTACACACGATGCGCTGGCTTAAAAACATAGCCGGAGGAAAATATGAAGAACCTGTTAGTAAAAAAGGCAAGCCTGTTCGGTTCCGGCGCTCCGGTAAAGAAAAATGGTCGTTCCGTATATTTAAAGATGTTACAAACTCACTAGAGCACCTTTCTATTACTTTGAAAAAGAACGATGCAATGAGAAAAGTACTGCAACAAACACGCGAAGAGTGGATTACCGGCCTAACGCATGATTTAAAAACACCGCTTAGCTCTATATACGGCTATGCATTATTACTAGAATCTAAGCAATATAATTGGACTGATCAAGACATTCAACAATTTGGCCATGTAATGAAAGAAAAATCTCAATATATGACTACATTAATTGACGACTTAAGCTTAACATATCAATTAAAAAATAATACTCTTCCTGCGCAACACGTAAATGTTGAAATTAATCAGTTCGTCCAAAAAGTACTATTACAATTTATTAATAACCCGACACTACAAAATCAAAACATTGAATTTGTGCCAAGTTCAAGCAAAATCCAATATTTTATTGAAGAAAAATGGTTCCAGCGTATTATCGAAAACTTATTAGCAAACGCTGTTAAACATAATAATGAAACGACAAACGTAATCGTAAAACTTTCGCAAAATGCTAACTTCTTTACACTTTCTATTTCAGATAACGGAAAAGGAATGGATGATAAAACGAAAGAGCTTCTATTCGAAAGATATTACAGAGGAACAAATACAGAAGAAAGCAACATCGGAACTGGACTTGGCCTCGCCATTACAAAACAGCTCGTTCATGCCCATAACGGAACGATCTCCATTGATAGTGAACTTGGAAAAGGAACGACGATTATAATTGTGTTTCCGTTTAGTTCATAG
- a CDS encoding response regulator transcription factor, which translates to MYHANILLVDDETAILQLLTTILKKEGFSHITTATSAELALSLIEQNNYDLIILDVMLPGQSGFDICPIIRQKTDCPIFFLTAKTSDLDKVSGFSYGADDYITKPFNPLEVVARMKAQLRRHMKQSVQEQNTHSISFGRFEIDQHSAELTVDGNVVECSAQLFQLLLFFCENPNYVFSKEELYEKVWGAPAYNGDDNTVMVHIRKLREKIEQDPSKPEYIKTVRGLGYKFITK; encoded by the coding sequence ATGTATCACGCAAATATTTTACTTGTTGATGATGAAACAGCAATTTTACAATTACTAACTACCATTCTTAAAAAAGAAGGTTTTTCTCATATTACAACTGCAACATCTGCGGAACTGGCCTTATCTCTCATTGAACAAAACAATTACGATTTAATCATTTTAGATGTGATGCTTCCTGGACAGTCCGGTTTTGACATTTGTCCGATCATTCGCCAAAAGACAGATTGTCCGATCTTCTTTCTAACAGCGAAAACTTCTGATTTAGATAAAGTATCTGGATTTTCATACGGTGCGGATGATTATATTACGAAGCCATTTAATCCACTTGAAGTAGTCGCTCGTATGAAAGCACAACTTCGAAGACATATGAAGCAAAGCGTACAAGAACAAAATACGCACTCCATTTCATTTGGGAGATTTGAAATTGATCAACATTCTGCGGAACTAACAGTAGATGGAAACGTTGTCGAATGTTCCGCTCAGCTCTTTCAATTACTACTCTTCTTTTGTGAGAATCCGAACTACGTATTTTCGAAGGAAGAATTATATGAAAAAGTTTGGGGAGCTCCTGCCTATAATGGAGATGATAATACTGTTATGGTTCACATTCGAAAACTACGTGAAAAAATTGAACAAGATCCAAGTAAACCAGAATACATAAAAACAGTTCGTGGACTTGGCTATAAGTTCATTACAAAGTAG
- a CDS encoding CPBP family intramembrane glutamic endopeptidase, with translation MNVNPFQTMRARYFLIVFALLILVARSSNEVLENTFHIQNSSLINILIFYILPIIWLFYRYRKHCVSFSLFINRNETFNLVQVLYIAIMLCIFSYGYLILYMYSFAWITPDFIMNALHEPIIDSTGGYVYQVIMVVFIAPIVGEFVFRGFLLQRFAAKWGTSIAVVVVALLFACLHVDFLGAVVFSIVLSIVYIRTKSLLMPIAIHMLNNAFVIGASFLINKEEIMSFADFSNYTTFFPGLIIFITGLNLVLIFLFVNRKYWNKEMPAIYVEQEKSFADVVGDK, from the coding sequence ATGAATGTGAATCCGTTTCAAACGATGCGAGCTAGATATTTTTTAATTGTATTTGCATTATTAATTTTAGTAGCACGAAGTAGTAATGAAGTGCTAGAAAATACATTTCATATACAGAATTCATCTTTAATAAATATTCTTATATTTTATATCCTTCCAATAATATGGCTGTTTTACAGATATAGAAAGCATTGTGTTTCATTTTCATTATTTATTAATAGAAACGAAACATTTAATCTAGTGCAAGTTTTGTATATCGCAATTATGCTATGTATTTTTAGTTACGGCTATCTTATTTTGTATATGTATAGCTTTGCATGGATTACACCAGATTTTATTATGAATGCCTTGCATGAACCGATTATAGATAGTACCGGGGGATATGTATATCAAGTTATTATGGTTGTATTTATCGCGCCTATTGTCGGAGAGTTTGTTTTTCGAGGCTTTTTACTACAGCGTTTTGCAGCGAAATGGGGTACTAGTATAGCGGTGGTCGTTGTAGCACTTTTATTTGCGTGCTTACATGTTGATTTCCTCGGTGCAGTTGTGTTTAGCATCGTACTATCAATTGTATATATTCGTACGAAAAGCTTACTCATGCCAATTGCCATTCATATGTTAAACAATGCGTTTGTAATCGGCGCTTCTTTTCTAATAAATAAAGAAGAGATAATGAGTTTTGCAGATTTCTCAAATTATACGACGTTCTTTCCAGGACTTATTATTTTTATAACGGGATTAAACTTAGTACTCATCTTTTTATTTGTTAATCGCAAATATTGGAATAAAGAAATGCCAGCTATATATGTAGAGCAGGAAAAGAGTTTTGCAGACGTAGTGGGGGATAAGTAA
- a CDS encoding M48 family metallopeptidase, protein MKKVIGWSLFLYVGFALFIYWYLFGWNHELIPDMYKGTSADPETFMNAKELMLSQDYSRMKNLLYFLATPLEWIILLFVLVLGISKKFEKWSKETTKISVLQVAIYFFYLSLLTTVLALPMQWIGRKVSVNYGISTQSTQSWIKDHVIDFWVNYATMFLIVTVLLWLIRKFPKRWWLAGWALSVPFTIFLTFVQPVIIDPLYNDFSTLKNKELETKILAMADKADIPAKHVYEVNMSKKTNSLNAYVTGIGLNSRIVMWDTTLKQLKDKEILFIMAHEMGHYVMKHIYWGVASYVLLSFVGMYLISRILNMCIRKWGDTLQISKVACFSILPLFFLISSLLSFASQPATNYVSRIEERAADQYALDMTKDGKSGVRTFQYLSKTSLSQVNPPALVKFFLYTHPPIFERIHTFEQYEKQKKQ, encoded by the coding sequence GTGAAGAAAGTTATTGGGTGGTCGCTTTTTTTGTACGTTGGGTTTGCGTTATTTATATATTGGTATTTATTTGGATGGAATCATGAACTCATTCCGGACATGTATAAAGGAACGAGTGCAGATCCAGAAACTTTTATGAATGCGAAAGAGCTTATGTTAAGCCAAGATTATTCGCGTATGAAAAATTTACTGTACTTTTTAGCGACGCCTCTTGAATGGATTATTTTATTATTTGTACTTGTGCTCGGTATTTCAAAAAAGTTTGAGAAATGGTCGAAGGAAACGACTAAAATAAGTGTCTTACAAGTTGCGATTTATTTCTTTTATTTATCATTACTTACAACGGTACTAGCATTACCGATGCAATGGATCGGCCGTAAAGTATCCGTTAATTACGGTATTTCAACGCAAAGTACACAAAGCTGGATTAAAGATCACGTCATCGATTTTTGGGTGAATTATGCGACTATGTTCCTCATTGTTACGGTTTTATTATGGCTCATCCGTAAATTCCCGAAGAGATGGTGGCTAGCAGGATGGGCACTCTCTGTTCCGTTTACGATTTTTTTAACGTTTGTGCAACCTGTTATTATTGATCCACTTTATAACGATTTCTCGACGCTGAAAAATAAAGAGTTAGAAACGAAAATTTTAGCGATGGCAGACAAAGCTGACATTCCTGCTAAACACGTATATGAAGTAAATATGTCGAAAAAAACGAATTCGTTAAATGCATATGTAACAGGAATTGGTCTTAACTCGCGTATTGTAATGTGGGATACAACGCTTAAGCAATTAAAAGATAAAGAGATTTTATTTATAATGGCCCATGAAATGGGACATTATGTTATGAAACATATATATTGGGGCGTTGCTAGTTATGTCTTGTTATCGTTTGTAGGTATGTATTTAATTAGTCGTATTTTAAATATGTGTATTCGAAAATGGGGAGATACGCTGCAAATTTCAAAAGTGGCATGTTTCTCAATTTTACCTTTGTTTTTCTTAATTTCCTCTTTACTATCTTTTGCATCACAACCAGCAACAAACTATGTTTCACGTATAGAAGAACGTGCGGCAGATCAATATGCTTTAGATATGACGAAAGATGGGAAATCAGGTGTGAGAACTTTTCAATATTTATCAAAAACAAGTTTAAGCCAAGTAAACCCGCCTGCGTTAGTGAAGTTTTTCTTATACACACATCCACCAATTTTCGAAAGAATTCATACGTTTGAACAATATGAAAAACAGAAGAAGCAGTAG
- a CDS encoding DMT family transporter, whose amino-acid sequence MFHSKSMPAIKMILSMSIFGSIGFFSVQTGLPSFELVFVRCICATLFLALCWLVTGQYKSEKWNKKETIQILACGVFLVFNWVFLFKAFEVMSITIAISVYHLAPIIVLMIGSILFKERLTAFAVLSIVICFIGTVLIAGVDGNVSLEKLMSSGMVWALLAALFYAFTTLLGKGIKHTSAYAMTFLQTFLGIFLLLPFVDFGKFQGLTEMNWMMITATGLIHTGFVYYLFFDSLRNLSTRLISVLVFLDPAVAILLDTVFTGFRPTSMQVVGIILIFVGMAFTFWKPRDERVKVYSEA is encoded by the coding sequence TTGTTTCATTCAAAATCAATGCCAGCTATAAAAATGATTCTTTCGATGTCTATTTTTGGATCGATTGGATTCTTTTCTGTGCAAACTGGTTTACCGTCTTTTGAATTAGTATTTGTTCGTTGTATTTGTGCGACTTTATTTTTAGCATTATGTTGGTTAGTAACAGGGCAATACAAAAGTGAGAAATGGAACAAAAAAGAGACTATACAAATATTAGCTTGTGGTGTATTTCTCGTTTTTAACTGGGTATTTTTATTTAAAGCGTTTGAAGTCATGTCGATTACAATTGCGATTTCTGTGTATCATCTTGCGCCGATCATCGTATTAATGATTGGTAGTATTTTATTTAAAGAGAGATTAACAGCATTTGCGGTGCTGTCCATTGTCATATGTTTCATCGGCACAGTTTTAATAGCTGGAGTAGATGGCAATGTGTCGCTTGAGAAATTAATGTCATCTGGAATGGTGTGGGCGCTTCTTGCAGCTTTATTTTATGCATTTACAACGTTGCTCGGAAAAGGAATTAAGCATACGAGTGCATATGCGATGACATTTTTACAAACGTTTTTAGGTATATTTTTATTGCTACCATTCGTAGACTTCGGGAAGTTTCAAGGATTAACAGAGATGAACTGGATGATGATCACAGCGACAGGACTTATACATACGGGATTTGTATATTACTTATTTTTTGACAGTTTAAGAAATTTATCGACGAGATTAATTTCGGTATTAGTGTTTTTAGATCCTGCGGTTGCAATACTATTAGATACAGTCTTTACCGGATTTAGACCGACTAGTATGCAAGTAGTGGGGATTATCCTTATATTTGTAGGAATGGCATTTACTTTCTGGAAGCCGAGGGATGAAAGAGTGAAAGTGTACTCAGAAGCATAA
- a CDS encoding S-layer homology domain-containing protein — MKKRMLRIMTVATIMGGLLLNANVPNIKAEEYPEMIVFDDVPVDYWAYEYIIDVAYNKVMLGYGNGKFGVGDNVTREQVAAVLYRALNIKHEGPLHNPYKDISERSTMFPKEILALTEHGIFKGDEKGNFRPRETITRAEVAQVLTRAFSFEVKKKHTFTDVPNNYWAKNAISTLQSNNVIIGTGNGKFEPNKFVTREQYAAFLYKAIINFHLKDEKY; from the coding sequence ATGAAGAAAAGAATGTTGCGTATAATGACGGTAGCGACTATTATGGGTGGTTTATTATTAAATGCAAATGTTCCTAATATAAAAGCAGAAGAGTATCCAGAAATGATTGTATTTGATGATGTTCCAGTAGACTATTGGGCATATGAATATATTATAGACGTTGCATATAATAAAGTTATGCTAGGTTATGGAAATGGGAAATTTGGTGTTGGCGATAATGTAACGCGAGAACAAGTGGCGGCAGTACTGTATCGCGCACTTAATATAAAACATGAAGGGCCATTACACAATCCGTATAAAGATATTTCTGAAAGATCAACAATGTTTCCAAAGGAAATTTTAGCATTAACAGAACATGGTATTTTTAAAGGTGATGAGAAGGGGAATTTCAGACCGAGGGAAACGATAACACGTGCAGAAGTAGCACAAGTCCTTACACGGGCATTTTCATTTGAAGTGAAGAAGAAACATACATTTACAGATGTACCAAATAATTATTGGGCAAAAAATGCAATTAGTACATTGCAATCTAATAATGTCATAATAGGAACAGGGAATGGAAAATTTGAACCAAATAAATTTGTAACACGTGAGCAATATGCAGCATTTTTATATAAGGCTATTATTAATTTTCATTTGAAAGATGAGAAGTATTAA
- a CDS encoding S-layer homology domain-containing protein produces the protein MKKKFLKIATALTIMGGVVLSAEGTKVNAEVVVKQQQQANSVVFKDVPKGHWSSEAINTLAGWGIINGYGDGKFGFGDNVTREQVAALIYRTIDFSEVFEEGDVLENPYKDINENSTMFIEEILVLTEVGILKGDGTGNFRPKDTLTRAEMAQVLTNAFELEAKGPHTFNDVPADSWAKNAISAIQTNNITNGIGENKFGPSMSVKREQYATFLHRAILNDEQQ, from the coding sequence GTGAAGAAAAAGTTTTTAAAAATAGCAACGGCTTTAACAATTATGGGTGGAGTTGTATTAAGTGCAGAAGGTACTAAAGTAAATGCTGAAGTAGTTGTGAAGCAACAACAACAAGCAAATTCTGTTGTATTTAAAGATGTACCAAAAGGTCATTGGTCTTCTGAAGCTATTAACACTCTAGCAGGCTGGGGAATCATTAATGGTTATGGAGATGGGAAGTTTGGTTTTGGCGATAATGTAACACGTGAGCAAGTAGCGGCTTTAATTTATCGTACGATTGATTTTAGCGAAGTGTTTGAGGAAGGCGACGTACTTGAGAATCCATACAAAGATATTAATGAAAATTCAACAATGTTCATAGAAGAAATTTTAGTATTAACAGAAGTAGGTATCTTAAAAGGTGATGGAACTGGGAACTTTAGACCGAAGGATACGCTAACACGTGCGGAAATGGCACAGGTTCTTACGAATGCTTTTGAATTAGAAGCAAAGGGACCTCATACTTTTAATGATGTTCCAGCAGATTCATGGGCAAAAAATGCGATTAGCGCAATACAAACAAATAATATTACAAATGGAATAGGCGAAAATAAATTTGGTCCGTCTATGAGTGTAAAGCGTGAACAATATGCAACATTCTTACATAGAGCAATTTTAAATGATGAGCAACAATAA